One genomic window of Planctomonas sp. JC2975 includes the following:
- a CDS encoding response regulator transcription factor, which translates to MKEQEKTPIRIAIVDDHRMLLAALTEWIRSAADDIEMVAAVATWPELLTHEEFPVDVVLLDLDLKDNIPVSIKLQALKAAGVRTMLMSAYSDPNVVREALAAGAQGYIVKSENADMIVEAIRAAMRGDSFISEELDVALSQSTTGSPKLSAQERRVMALYGAGEPVKSVAFKLGISDETAKSYLKRIREKYRVAGYDVGTKVALRKRAIQDGILLQND; encoded by the coding sequence GTGAAGGAACAAGAGAAGACCCCGATCAGGATCGCCATCGTCGACGATCACCGGATGCTCCTCGCCGCACTCACCGAGTGGATCCGGAGCGCAGCCGACGACATCGAGATGGTCGCCGCCGTCGCTACATGGCCCGAGCTACTCACGCACGAGGAGTTCCCAGTCGATGTCGTGCTCCTCGACCTCGACCTCAAGGACAACATCCCCGTCTCCATCAAGCTCCAGGCGCTGAAGGCCGCCGGCGTGCGCACCATGCTGATGAGTGCGTACTCCGACCCGAACGTGGTGCGCGAGGCCCTCGCGGCGGGAGCCCAGGGCTACATCGTGAAGAGCGAGAACGCCGACATGATCGTGGAGGCCATCAGGGCGGCGATGCGCGGCGACTCGTTCATCTCGGAGGAGCTCGACGTTGCGCTCAGCCAGAGCACGACGGGATCGCCCAAGCTCAGCGCGCAGGAACGCCGCGTGATGGCCCTGTACGGCGCCGGCGAGCCCGTGAAGTCGGTGGCCTTCAAGCTCGGCATCTCCGACGAGACGGCCAAGAGCTACCTCAAGCGGATCCGTGAGAAGTACCGCGTCGCGGGCTACGACGTCGGCACCAAGGTGGCGCTGCGCAAGCGCGCCATCCAGGACGGCATCCTGCTGCAGAACGACTGA
- a CDS encoding thiamine-binding protein, which produces MLVAFSVAPSGTGSGGDSVHDAVAAAVRIVRDSGLPNRTDSMFTTIEGTWDEVFDVIKRATDAVGAYGSRVSLVLKADIRPGHTGELTGKVERLEAALDAQQR; this is translated from the coding sequence ATGCTCGTCGCATTCTCCGTAGCACCCAGCGGAACGGGAAGCGGGGGCGACTCCGTGCACGACGCCGTTGCGGCGGCAGTGCGGATCGTCCGCGACTCCGGCCTTCCGAACCGCACCGACTCGATGTTCACCACGATCGAGGGCACGTGGGACGAGGTCTTCGACGTCATCAAGCGCGCGACGGATGCCGTCGGCGCGTACGGTTCGCGGGTTTCCCTGGTGCTGAAGGCGGACATCCGCCCGGGCCACACGGGCGAGCTCACCGGCAAGGTGGAGCGCCTCGAGGCTGCGCTGGACGCCCAGCAGCGCTGA
- a CDS encoding ATP-binding protein: MTRTVEERDRMLAFASTTVTTVAGGATVVCAILPGALPALEATISIVAFALLIVAAGAYLQRRTSPIPVVVILVTALIGIGVVGLSGGKSGPAATSVVAMLVVASSSAAFLLAAEARRRVILGAGFVAVLAVVIPTVMSVRGNLIAALFVTVGSWAFCTGTSVWVARIVPQTVDRIEGMSDAYRTERQASELEARRRQSARLLHDTVLATLTLLAHSGRGVGEHALRAQASEDAELLRQLRLGYTPDPAASGDYTLRQVQESTLGNTLETVKQRFKRMGLDVAWHGTGHVLLPAETLDAFLLALAECLENVRRHSGETQAHVTITDDDVTVRAMVTDSGVGFDMGSVSPGRLGFTESIVARVRDVGGNARLFSAPGSGTTVVLEVPKA; this comes from the coding sequence ATGACGCGCACCGTCGAAGAACGCGACCGTATGCTCGCGTTCGCGTCGACGACCGTGACCACCGTCGCCGGCGGCGCGACGGTGGTGTGCGCGATCCTTCCAGGGGCGCTTCCTGCGCTCGAGGCCACCATCAGCATCGTGGCCTTCGCCCTGCTCATCGTCGCGGCCGGCGCCTACCTGCAGCGCCGCACCTCACCCATCCCCGTTGTGGTCATCCTGGTGACGGCACTCATCGGCATCGGAGTGGTCGGGCTCAGCGGCGGGAAGTCGGGTCCAGCCGCAACCTCGGTCGTCGCGATGCTCGTCGTCGCCTCCAGCAGCGCCGCTTTCCTGCTCGCCGCCGAGGCGCGCCGCCGGGTCATCCTCGGCGCCGGCTTCGTGGCTGTGCTCGCCGTGGTCATCCCGACGGTGATGTCCGTGCGCGGCAACCTCATCGCCGCGCTCTTCGTGACTGTCGGAAGCTGGGCCTTCTGCACGGGAACCTCTGTCTGGGTGGCGCGCATCGTGCCGCAGACCGTCGACCGCATCGAGGGCATGAGCGACGCCTACCGCACGGAACGCCAGGCGAGTGAACTCGAGGCCAGACGTCGGCAGAGCGCGCGGCTGCTGCACGACACGGTGCTCGCCACACTCACGCTGCTCGCGCACTCCGGTCGAGGCGTCGGCGAGCACGCGCTGCGAGCTCAGGCCTCCGAGGACGCCGAGCTGCTTCGCCAGCTGCGGCTCGGCTACACGCCCGATCCGGCGGCTTCTGGCGACTACACGCTGCGGCAGGTGCAAGAGTCCACGCTGGGCAACACGCTCGAGACGGTGAAGCAGCGGTTCAAGCGGATGGGACTCGACGTCGCCTGGCACGGAACGGGGCACGTCCTGCTGCCGGCCGAGACGCTCGACGCGTTCCTGCTCGCGCTGGCCGAATGCCTCGAGAATGTGCGCCGGCACTCGGGCGAGACGCAGGCGCACGTCACGATCACGGACGACGACGTCACTGTGCGGGCGATGGTCACCGATTCCGGTGTCGGATTCGACATGGGGAGCGTGTCGCCAGGGCGACTCGGATTCACCGAGTCGATCGTGGCGCGCGTTCGCGACGTCGGCGGGAACGCGCGCTTGTTCAGCGCGCCCGGATCCGGCACCACCGTCGTGCTGGAGGTGCCGAAAGCATGA
- a CDS encoding homoserine O-acetyltransferase — protein sequence MDWQTSEDTVPSSFITDAQARSLLGKPRATGAWRDGDPEGDRRFLRIGPLSFESGRTLSNAVVAYETWGTPDADGGNAVLVLHALTGDSHVVGDAGPGHPTSGWWDGIVGPGLAIDTDRWFVVAPNMIGGCQGSTGPASLAPDGIEWGPRFPYTSIRDQVNAQAALADELGIARWAAVIGGSMGGMHALEWAVGLPDRVERVAVIAAPPFSTADQIALNSVQIEAIRTDPQFRAGRYYDADDGDGPHAGLALARRMALLNYRSANELNERFQRSWQSGISPLGAGGRFAVESYLDFHGNKFTRRFDANSYITVVNAMTSHDIGRGRGGVDTALSRVTARSLVLGIDSDRLYSVEGQQIIAAGMPNSIHGAHPVVIHSPFGHDAFLIEDDLIGPQLARLLES from the coding sequence ATGGACTGGCAGACCTCTGAAGACACGGTGCCGTCGAGCTTCATCACCGACGCGCAGGCACGATCGCTGCTCGGCAAGCCCCGCGCGACCGGAGCCTGGCGTGATGGCGATCCCGAGGGCGACCGCCGATTCCTCCGCATCGGTCCGCTGTCGTTCGAGAGCGGCCGTACGCTCTCGAACGCCGTCGTCGCGTACGAGACGTGGGGAACGCCCGACGCCGACGGCGGCAACGCCGTGCTCGTGCTCCACGCGCTCACCGGAGACAGCCACGTCGTGGGCGACGCCGGTCCCGGGCATCCGACCTCGGGATGGTGGGACGGCATCGTCGGCCCCGGCCTGGCCATCGACACCGACCGATGGTTCGTGGTGGCCCCGAACATGATCGGCGGATGCCAGGGTTCGACCGGCCCTGCATCGCTCGCGCCCGATGGCATCGAGTGGGGTCCCCGGTTTCCGTACACCAGCATCCGCGACCAGGTGAACGCCCAGGCGGCGCTGGCCGATGAGCTCGGGATCGCACGCTGGGCGGCCGTCATCGGCGGATCCATGGGCGGCATGCACGCCTTGGAGTGGGCCGTCGGATTGCCGGATCGCGTGGAGCGCGTCGCCGTGATCGCGGCGCCTCCCTTCTCCACCGCCGACCAGATCGCTCTGAACTCGGTGCAGATCGAGGCGATCCGCACGGATCCGCAGTTCCGGGCTGGGCGCTACTACGACGCGGACGACGGCGACGGACCGCACGCAGGGCTCGCGCTCGCGCGCCGCATGGCCCTCCTGAACTACCGCAGCGCCAACGAGCTGAACGAACGGTTCCAGCGCAGCTGGCAGAGCGGCATCTCTCCGCTCGGCGCGGGCGGACGCTTCGCCGTCGAGTCGTACCTCGACTTCCACGGCAACAAGTTCACCCGCCGCTTCGACGCCAACAGCTACATCACCGTCGTCAACGCCATGACGTCGCACGACATCGGACGCGGACGCGGCGGCGTCGACACCGCACTGTCCAGGGTCACGGCGCGCTCGCTCGTGCTCGGCATCGACAGCGACCGGCTGTACAGCGTCGAAGGGCAGCAGATCATCGCGGCAGGCATGCCGAACAGCATCCACGGAGCGCACCCGGTCGTCATCCACTCACCATTCGGCCACGACGCGTTCCTCATCGAGGACGACCTCATCGGACCTCAGCTGGCACGCCTTCTCGAGTCCTGA
- a CDS encoding bifunctional o-acetylhomoserine/o-acetylserine sulfhydrylase codes for MTDAAQWQFETKQVHAGAAPDPVTNARATPIYQTTSYVFNNSDHAKNLFALAEFGNIYTRIQNPTQAVVEERVAALEGGTGALLVASGQAAETFAVLNIAQAGDHIVSSSSIYGGTYNLFKYTLGRLGIETTFVENQDDPEEWRRAVRPNTKLFFAETVGNPKVNILDIETVAGIAHEAGVPLIVDNTIATPYLIRPFEHGADIVIHSATKFLGGHGTTIGGVIVDGGHFEWSKNVAKFPGLTEPDESYHGVSYTQAVGDGLAYIIKARVQLLRDLGAAIAPNSAWLLIQGIETLSLRIERHVQNTQEIAEFLENHPDVASVNYAGLPTSPWYAAANRYAPKGVGAVLSFELKGGVDAGRALVDNLSLFSHLANIGDVRSLVIHPASTTHSQLSPEEQLTAGVTPGLVRLSVGIENVQDLKADLDAGLAAARAATQADSVSA; via the coding sequence ATGACCGACGCCGCCCAGTGGCAGTTCGAAACCAAGCAGGTCCACGCGGGCGCCGCGCCCGATCCGGTGACCAACGCGCGGGCCACGCCCATCTACCAGACCACGTCGTACGTGTTCAACAACTCCGACCACGCGAAGAACCTCTTCGCGCTGGCCGAGTTCGGCAACATCTATACGCGCATCCAGAACCCGACGCAGGCCGTCGTCGAGGAGCGCGTCGCGGCGCTCGAGGGAGGCACCGGCGCCCTGCTCGTTGCCAGCGGTCAGGCCGCTGAGACCTTCGCCGTGCTGAACATCGCGCAGGCGGGCGACCACATCGTCTCCTCCAGCTCGATCTACGGCGGCACCTACAACCTGTTCAAGTACACGCTCGGCCGCCTCGGCATCGAGACCACGTTCGTGGAGAACCAGGACGACCCCGAGGAGTGGCGCCGCGCCGTCCGCCCGAACACGAAGCTGTTCTTCGCGGAGACGGTGGGCAACCCGAAGGTCAACATCCTCGACATCGAGACCGTCGCGGGCATCGCCCACGAGGCCGGCGTGCCCCTGATCGTCGACAACACAATCGCCACCCCGTACCTGATCCGTCCGTTCGAGCACGGCGCCGACATCGTGATCCACTCGGCGACGAAGTTCCTCGGCGGCCACGGCACCACCATCGGCGGCGTCATCGTCGACGGCGGCCACTTCGAGTGGTCGAAGAACGTGGCGAAGTTCCCCGGGCTCACGGAGCCGGACGAGTCCTACCACGGCGTCAGCTACACGCAAGCCGTCGGCGACGGACTGGCGTACATCATCAAGGCCCGCGTCCAGCTGCTGCGCGACCTCGGCGCGGCCATCGCGCCGAACAGCGCCTGGCTGCTTATCCAGGGCATCGAGACGCTGTCACTGCGCATCGAGCGCCACGTGCAGAACACGCAGGAGATCGCGGAGTTCCTCGAGAACCACCCCGATGTGGCTTCGGTCAACTACGCAGGCCTGCCGACCAGCCCGTGGTACGCCGCTGCGAACAGGTACGCCCCCAAGGGCGTCGGCGCCGTGCTGTCCTTCGAGCTCAAGGGCGGCGTCGACGCCGGCCGTGCGCTCGTGGACAACCTCAGCCTGTTCAGCCACCTCGCCAACATCGGCGATGTGCGCTCGCTGGTCATCCACCCCGCATCCACCACCCACTCGCAGCTCTCCCCCGAGGAGCAGCTCACGGCCGGCGTGACGCCGGGCCTGGTGCGCTTGTCCGTCGGCATCGAGAACGTCCAGGACCTCAAGGCAGATCTCGACGCCGGCCTCGCCGCGGCGCGCGCCGCGACCCAGGCCGACAGCGTCTCGGCGTAA
- a CDS encoding NADH:flavin oxidoreductase/NADH oxidase, whose protein sequence is MSELFDPIQIRGTRLRNRIFTAPMCQYSVMARDGVPTSWHLVHLGSIAAGGSSLVVAEATAVSAEGRISDRDTGLWNDEQADAWRPIAAYVASQGAVPGIQLAHAGRKASTWAPWGEEGRHGSIPEEHGGWPTVAPSSIAFDGFAVPTELDADGLEAIVSDFADAAARAVRAGFGMVELHAAHGYLLHEFLSPASNRRTDAYGGSLENRARLLLRVVSSVRAVIGELPLFVRFSASDWAPTGWDVDACATVAGWCADAGADFFDISSGGNVQADIPIGPGYQVPFAERVKHSTGLPVSAVGIITEPSQAAEIVRSGRADAVSLARELLRDPHFPLRAAHELGVDLAYWPPQYLRARWR, encoded by the coding sequence ATGTCCGAGCTCTTCGACCCGATCCAGATCCGCGGAACCCGTCTGCGCAACCGCATCTTCACCGCCCCGATGTGCCAGTACTCGGTGATGGCACGCGACGGCGTCCCCACGTCGTGGCACCTCGTGCACCTGGGATCCATCGCGGCCGGCGGCAGCTCGTTGGTCGTAGCCGAGGCGACGGCCGTCTCGGCGGAGGGCCGCATCTCCGACCGCGACACGGGCCTGTGGAACGACGAGCAGGCCGATGCCTGGCGTCCGATCGCGGCGTACGTCGCCTCGCAGGGTGCGGTGCCGGGCATCCAGCTGGCGCACGCCGGCCGCAAGGCGTCGACGTGGGCTCCGTGGGGCGAGGAGGGCCGGCACGGATCCATCCCCGAAGAGCACGGCGGCTGGCCCACTGTCGCGCCGTCGTCGATCGCCTTCGACGGCTTCGCCGTACCGACGGAGCTCGACGCCGACGGGCTCGAGGCGATCGTGTCGGACTTCGCGGATGCCGCTGCCCGCGCCGTCCGCGCCGGCTTCGGCATGGTGGAACTCCACGCCGCGCACGGCTACCTGTTGCACGAGTTCCTCTCCCCCGCCAGCAACCGGCGCACGGATGCCTATGGCGGGAGTCTCGAGAACAGGGCTCGTCTGCTGCTGAGGGTCGTCTCATCCGTTCGGGCGGTCATCGGCGAGCTGCCGCTCTTCGTGCGATTCTCGGCGAGCGACTGGGCGCCGACCGGGTGGGACGTCGATGCCTGCGCCACCGTCGCCGGCTGGTGCGCGGACGCCGGTGCCGACTTCTTCGACATCTCGTCGGGCGGCAACGTGCAGGCCGACATCCCGATCGGTCCCGGCTACCAGGTGCCGTTCGCCGAGCGGGTCAAGCATTCGACGGGTCTGCCCGTGTCTGCGGTGGGCATCATCACGGAGCCGTCCCAGGCGGCCGAAATCGTGCGATCAGGGCGAGCAGATGCCGTCTCCCTCGCCCGCGAGCTGCTGCGCGACCCGCACTTCCCGCTTCGGGCGGCGCACGAGCTCGGCGTCGACCTCGCCTACTGGCCGCCGCAGTACCTTCGGGCGCGCTGGCGCTGA
- a CDS encoding SDR family oxidoreductase: MTSRSSVLLTGAGRASSIAHGIARDLAADGWDLALTTWRRYDDTAGYGGGSGDVAELVDDLTAAGAHVHLMDADLSDPEVPARVVREAAAKLGGLDALVLSHAHGADSSILDTTVESFDKHFAVNVRAAWLLIREFARLERASGRIVALTSDHIVHNMPYGASKGALDRIVIAAAGELGHLGITANLVNPGPIDTGWMDDQTRVALTAMQPTGRLGTPHDAAELVRFLLSEQGSWITGQLIKSDGGFSTH; encoded by the coding sequence ATGACCTCACGCAGTTCTGTCCTTCTGACCGGTGCCGGACGGGCGTCGAGCATCGCCCATGGCATCGCACGAGACCTCGCGGCCGATGGCTGGGATCTCGCGTTGACCACCTGGAGGAGGTACGACGACACGGCGGGCTACGGCGGCGGCAGCGGCGACGTCGCGGAGCTCGTCGACGACCTCACGGCTGCAGGAGCCCACGTGCACCTGATGGACGCGGATCTCTCCGATCCCGAGGTGCCGGCACGGGTCGTGCGCGAGGCTGCTGCGAAGTTGGGCGGACTCGACGCCCTCGTGCTGTCCCACGCGCATGGTGCAGACTCCTCGATCCTGGACACGACCGTGGAGAGCTTCGACAAGCACTTCGCCGTCAACGTGCGTGCCGCGTGGCTGCTCATCCGCGAGTTCGCACGGTTGGAGCGCGCCTCTGGCCGTATCGTCGCGCTGACGAGCGACCACATCGTGCACAACATGCCGTACGGCGCCAGCAAGGGCGCTCTCGACAGGATCGTCATCGCGGCGGCAGGGGAGCTCGGTCACCTCGGCATCACGGCGAACCTCGTGAACCCGGGCCCCATCGACACCGGCTGGATGGACGACCAGACCCGCGTCGCGCTGACCGCCATGCAGCCGACAGGGAGGCTCGGCACACCGCACGACGCGGCCGAGCTGGTGAGGTTCCTGCTGTCGGAGCAGGGGAGCTGGATCACCGGCCAGCTCATCAAGAGCGACGGCGGCTTTTCCACGCACTGA
- a CDS encoding ADP/ATP-dependent (S)-NAD(P)H-hydrate dehydratase, producing MTTDAEHDRGQPARRRWTLEDCRDWIAVPGVDDDKYSRGVLGMATGSDRYPGAAVLGAEAAARTGIGMIRYVGDDVPAGLILQRRPEVVTVAGRVQAWLLGSGTDAAHRDPAATDRLRSALAEGVPAVVDAGALDLLAVARGPVVVTPHYRELSRLLAEEGVSASASDIAADPAAWAVRAARAKGVVVLLKGHVTHVAAPSGEVLDVSTGPDAGWLATAGSGDVLGGILGALVATHADAVAEGGAEAMARLAATAAALHGAAAALASSRHGGGPIVALDVADAVSAVIGPIVDDGT from the coding sequence ATGACTACCGACGCGGAGCACGATCGCGGCCAGCCCGCACGCCGTCGCTGGACGCTGGAGGATTGCCGCGACTGGATCGCCGTTCCCGGCGTCGACGACGACAAGTACTCGCGTGGGGTGCTCGGCATGGCCACAGGCTCGGACCGGTATCCGGGAGCGGCCGTGCTCGGGGCCGAGGCTGCTGCGCGCACCGGCATCGGCATGATCCGCTACGTCGGCGACGACGTGCCGGCCGGGCTCATCCTGCAGCGGCGTCCTGAAGTCGTCACTGTCGCTGGACGAGTGCAAGCCTGGCTGCTCGGATCAGGCACGGATGCCGCACACCGTGACCCCGCCGCCACCGACCGCCTGCGCTCGGCGCTCGCCGAAGGCGTTCCGGCGGTCGTCGATGCGGGGGCCCTGGATCTTCTCGCGGTGGCGCGTGGTCCGGTCGTCGTCACTCCGCACTACCGCGAGCTGTCGCGGCTGCTCGCGGAGGAGGGCGTGAGCGCATCCGCCTCCGACATCGCTGCGGATCCGGCGGCTTGGGCAGTGCGCGCCGCACGCGCAAAAGGGGTCGTCGTTCTGCTCAAGGGACACGTGACGCACGTGGCCGCCCCGTCCGGCGAGGTGCTGGACGTCAGCACGGGACCGGATGCCGGCTGGCTGGCCACCGCCGGAAGCGGCGACGTGCTCGGCGGCATCCTCGGGGCCCTCGTCGCGACCCACGCCGACGCCGTCGCCGAAGGCGGGGCGGAAGCCATGGCCCGCCTGGCGGCGACCGCCGCTGCTCTGCACGGTGCGGCCGCAGCTCTCGCGAGTTCTCGGCACGGCGGCGGACCGATCGTCGCCCTCGATGTCGCAGACGCGGTTTCCGCCGTGATCGGCCCGATCGTCGACGATGGGACGTGA
- a CDS encoding glycosyltransferase 87 family protein has product MATDTATEGRSDTAPGARETLLRLSHNPYAQWGAFLIVHVVLWLCGLYGAGMPLGDVTIVYLPWAQDAQLGHQFMGVTAPWVYPLVAMVPILIPLLAGPDNYVMAWLAMVTVFDVIAFAVLVTRRRNRATAAAWWWLAFLLLLGPVVLGRLDAVSVAIVIVALVWLAARPRAAAILLAVATWIKVWPAGIILAILIASRRRWRMLGYVLAASAAIVILGVAFGGLSNLFSFVTQQTGRGLQIEAPISAPWFWAAALHAPGSFIYYDQNLLTFQVMGRGIDVASAAMTLALAIAVIVVVLIGLRAVMRKAPTSLVLPQLSLAIVTSLIAFNKVGSPQYIAWLAAPVVLGLLMSGRRFLTPAILVGVTAGLTQLFYPWLYLELLNLNAWVLAIVTVRNVMLFVVLGWSVVALWRTGSGRAARGGVSRAETSDSRVWPLNRADAAPGDDLPIEAPAARVSPSADELFPQQL; this is encoded by the coding sequence ATGGCGACCGACACCGCGACCGAGGGGCGGTCAGACACCGCGCCCGGCGCGCGCGAAACTCTGCTGCGACTGAGCCACAACCCTTACGCGCAGTGGGGTGCGTTCCTGATCGTGCACGTCGTGCTCTGGCTGTGCGGCCTGTATGGAGCAGGGATGCCGCTCGGCGATGTCACGATCGTCTACCTGCCATGGGCGCAGGACGCGCAGCTGGGGCATCAGTTCATGGGTGTGACGGCGCCGTGGGTGTATCCGCTGGTGGCTATGGTGCCGATCCTGATCCCGCTCCTGGCTGGGCCGGACAACTACGTCATGGCCTGGCTGGCCATGGTGACCGTCTTCGATGTGATCGCGTTCGCCGTTCTCGTCACCCGCAGGAGGAATCGTGCGACGGCAGCTGCCTGGTGGTGGCTCGCCTTCCTGCTGCTCCTCGGACCGGTCGTGCTCGGGCGCCTCGATGCCGTCTCCGTCGCCATCGTCATCGTGGCCCTTGTCTGGCTCGCGGCACGGCCCCGGGCGGCGGCGATCCTGCTGGCGGTGGCGACCTGGATCAAGGTCTGGCCCGCAGGCATCATCCTCGCGATCCTGATCGCGTCTCGCCGCAGGTGGCGGATGCTCGGATACGTACTGGCCGCGAGCGCCGCGATCGTGATCCTCGGCGTGGCCTTCGGCGGGCTCTCCAACCTGTTCAGCTTCGTCACGCAGCAGACGGGACGCGGGCTCCAGATCGAGGCTCCGATCAGCGCGCCCTGGTTCTGGGCGGCGGCGCTGCACGCGCCGGGCAGCTTCATCTACTACGACCAGAATCTGCTGACGTTCCAGGTGATGGGACGCGGCATCGACGTCGCCAGTGCCGCGATGACGCTCGCACTCGCCATTGCCGTGATCGTCGTCGTACTGATCGGGCTGCGTGCCGTGATGCGCAAGGCACCGACATCCCTCGTGCTGCCGCAGCTCTCGCTGGCGATCGTCACCTCGCTCATCGCGTTCAACAAGGTGGGATCGCCTCAGTACATCGCCTGGCTGGCCGCACCCGTCGTGCTCGGTCTTCTGATGTCGGGACGCCGGTTCCTCACCCCGGCCATCCTCGTCGGCGTGACGGCAGGGCTCACGCAGCTCTTCTACCCGTGGCTGTACCTGGAGCTGCTGAACCTGAACGCATGGGTCCTCGCCATCGTCACCGTGCGCAACGTGATGCTCTTCGTCGTGCTCGGCTGGTCCGTCGTCGCGCTATGGCGCACCGGCAGCGGGCGTGCAGCACGCGGCGGCGTGTCGCGGGCGGAGACATCCGACAGCCGGGTGTGGCCGCTGAACAGAGCGGATGCCGCGCCCGGCGACGACCTGCCCATCGAAGCACCGGCCGCTCGCGTCAGCCCGTCGGCAGACGAGCTCTTCCCGCAGCAGCTCTGA
- a CDS encoding HAD family phosphatase: protein MPISLPDRVVIFDYGEVISLSPSEADRQALIEVAGVDPDAFWPSYWGHRDGLDQGTVSIHDYWRRIEADTHAQWSESTLHLLWVTDFRGWLSVDPGTIDVLVDLRDGGTRLALLSNAGADFGSYFRQGLIGSLFERVFVSGELLLVKPDAAIFRHALDELGIDAAHAVFIDNKPENVEGAEAIGITGHVFTGPADLRAFLTALEG from the coding sequence ATGCCCATCTCCCTGCCAGACCGCGTGGTCATCTTCGATTACGGCGAGGTCATCTCCCTCAGCCCGAGCGAAGCGGACCGGCAGGCGCTCATCGAGGTGGCGGGCGTCGATCCCGACGCGTTCTGGCCGTCGTACTGGGGACATCGAGACGGGCTCGACCAGGGAACGGTCAGCATCCACGACTACTGGAGGCGGATCGAGGCCGACACGCACGCGCAATGGTCGGAGAGCACGCTGCATCTGCTGTGGGTGACGGATTTCCGCGGCTGGCTGAGCGTGGACCCCGGCACGATCGACGTGCTCGTCGACCTCCGCGACGGCGGCACGCGGCTTGCGCTGCTGTCGAACGCCGGCGCCGACTTCGGCAGCTACTTCCGGCAGGGGCTCATCGGATCGCTCTTCGAGCGCGTGTTCGTCTCGGGTGAGCTGCTGCTGGTCAAGCCAGATGCCGCCATCTTCCGCCACGCGCTCGACGAGCTCGGCATCGACGCCGCGCACGCGGTCTTCATCGACAACAAACCGGAGAACGTCGAGGGTGCGGAGGCGATCGGCATCACAGGGCACGTCTTCACCGGGCCCGCCGACCTCCGGGCGTTCTTGACCGCACTCGAAGGCTGA
- a CDS encoding MFS transporter, translating to MANLTDGPALSPARTRLALLALALGGFGIGSTEFVAMGLLPNIASDLLPQLYAASPAEANAQAGWIISAYALGVVVGAPTIAAAAARWPRKRLLLWLLVTFTAGTIAAAVAPTFGLVLVARFVAALPHGAYFGIASLVAASLMGPGKRARGVAFVLSGLTIANVVGVPAITWVGQQAGWRIAYLAVAGIFALTFVAVLLAVPWQAGNAEATMRRELKAFIRPQVWFTLAIGAIGFGGLFALYTYIAPIVTDVAGLPEWAVPLMLVCCGLGMTVGNLVGGAMADRSVKRTMLTFFVVLMVALIGVGALAQNWVALAVGVFLVGASASAISPAIQTRLMDVARDSQSIAAALNHSALNIGNSFGAYLGGVVIAAGFGYRAPVWVGLILTALGLLLAIGSFTLDRVRRARGLPVAGHTEGIPTLPVEAL from the coding sequence ATGGCCAACCTCACCGACGGGCCGGCGCTTTCGCCGGCCCGAACCCGTCTTGCCCTGCTGGCGCTCGCGCTGGGCGGATTCGGGATCGGCTCGACCGAGTTCGTCGCCATGGGGCTCCTGCCCAACATCGCCTCGGATCTGCTGCCGCAGCTCTACGCCGCCAGCCCGGCCGAGGCCAACGCGCAGGCCGGCTGGATCATCTCCGCGTATGCGCTCGGCGTGGTGGTCGGAGCTCCGACCATCGCAGCGGCCGCAGCCCGCTGGCCGCGCAAGCGGCTGCTTCTCTGGCTGCTGGTCACGTTCACCGCTGGCACCATCGCGGCGGCTGTGGCGCCCACCTTCGGCCTGGTGCTCGTCGCGCGGTTCGTCGCCGCGCTCCCGCACGGAGCGTATTTCGGCATCGCGAGCCTGGTGGCGGCATCCCTCATGGGTCCTGGCAAGCGTGCCAGGGGAGTGGCGTTCGTTCTCTCCGGCCTGACGATCGCGAACGTCGTCGGGGTTCCCGCCATCACCTGGGTCGGCCAGCAGGCTGGCTGGCGCATCGCCTATCTCGCCGTCGCAGGCATTTTCGCGCTCACGTTCGTCGCCGTGCTGCTCGCCGTTCCGTGGCAGGCCGGAAACGCGGAGGCGACGATGCGGCGCGAGCTGAAGGCGTTCATCCGGCCGCAGGTGTGGTTCACGCTCGCGATCGGCGCCATCGGGTTCGGCGGACTCTTCGCCCTCTACACCTATATCGCGCCCATCGTCACCGACGTCGCCGGACTCCCGGAGTGGGCTGTGCCGCTCATGCTCGTGTGCTGCGGCCTCGGCATGACTGTCGGCAACCTGGTGGGCGGCGCCATGGCGGACCGCAGCGTGAAGCGCACCATGCTGACCTTCTTCGTGGTGCTCATGGTGGCGCTGATCGGCGTCGGAGCGCTGGCGCAGAACTGGGTCGCACTGGCCGTCGGCGTGTTCCTGGTCGGGGCATCCGCGTCGGCCATCTCACCCGCCATCCAGACCAGGCTCATGGATGTCGCGCGCGACAGTCAGTCGATCGCCGCTGCACTCAACCACTCGGCACTGAACATCGGCAACTCGTTCGGCGCGTACCTGGGCGGGGTGGTCATCGCCGCCGGATTCGGATACCGCGCACCGGTCTGGGTCGGACTGATCCTGACGGCGCTCGGTCTGCTCCTCGCGATCGGGTCGTTCACGCTCGACAGGGTGCGCCGCGCGCGGGGACTTCCCGTCGCGGGCCACACGGAGGGCATCCCGACCCTCCCGGTCGAGGCGCTCTGA